The genomic interval GTGCGGACAATGTTTGGTTGGCAGCCGAAGGCGTGTACCTTCCAATCACAGAAAGCAAATAGAAACTTTTCGTCTATTCACTACTGTGAATCTTGAATCGTCTGGTGGCTGGTAGATGTGCACTAAATGTCGTCTTAATATTAGAGTGATACTATACTCTGAAGAATTGTTAGTCTATTACACATTTTGTGAGGGCTCTTATCCTGTCGAAGTTACCTTTTTGTTAGATATCATATATACGAGGCAACCAGATGTATTTTTGCTTGTGTACCTTTTTTTCTCTCGCTTTTTTCGAGTGCTAGAGTGGGTCCATAACAGACCCGACCGAGTAATCTGGTATTCCGGTTTATGAAATTGGTGCAGGCAGACAACTGTTTTTAATGATAGTATTACgagaatagtagtgaaaaaataatgatagaatattgaatggtagtgagatattttgataatatttgaattattcTCAGTATCCAAACTAGGCACCTCGGACCTTAATAAAATggattatgagaattttgtttttcagaaATTACCAGCTCCTACTTCCTGGTTGAAAAAGTATTAAACGTTATGTCTGTTTCAtgcatttttatcaaaatatttttttacaacttgtAATAGACTTGCATGTTGTCTtagtatgttgtttttattttggtcATATAGATAACTTTTTAAGAGCATATGATCCCCTAGTCATGGAAGATCAGGACCTCTACCGGCTACTGCCTTTGAATCCAAGAGGCGGAGGAACATTCCTTTAGGCCATAAGCCTATGGTTATAATTTACAAACATAAAGTACATGAGATACAAATAATTGTATATGGTGTGTACAACTTGGAATGATTTATGGATGATGTCAATCAATCAAATGTGAGATGAGAAGGCATGGTGTATTGCCCATTTCACTTTACTGTTCATCACAAAACTGGCAAATAATAGTTGTTTCCAAGTTCAAAAGGTAGTTTTTCCCTTTGTAGAGATCATCCAGTACTCGCAGTTATTGGACTACATAACTCAGTTATAACTGGGAAAGGCACGATTGTCTTTATGATACTACTAATAATCAGGCAGCAGAGACAACATTTTGTAGCCGATAATATGGGAAACTTCAATTTTGAGTAGTTTGGTGGTTGAAGAGCCACCCCATGCGCCTGGGTTTTATGGTCatgggataaaaaaaaagggcagcATTGTATTAATAGAATACCTGTAAATGGGTGCACAGCTCTAACCAGAATAAGTGCATTATCCTGGCATTGACCTAAGTTTTTAAATGTCTCACGCCACAAAGCACCGAcccttaattaatttctttaaatcaACAGGTCGCCCCACTTCCTCATGAGTCCCTCCCTCCTTCACAGTCATGGCCAAGAAGATTTGTGTTTTCCAGTTTGAGAGATGAGAAGAACATAAGCAAATCCAGTTGTCTTGAACCAGATCATAGACTGTGTGAAAAGTGAGACTAAACAACATGGCCTCTATTCATTTTTTTGTCTAGCAAAACAAATGATTCCTCGTTTGCAAAAACATATAATTCGTCATCCAATCAGACCGAGGCGACCCCACTTAAGCAACGCAAGTGCCTTGCCAAAGAAAATGCACCTTTGATGATGAACACACACAGATGAGCTGGATCTCAATTTATCTATCGAAAGACTGATGATGATAGTGACGCTGTCACTTTTACACGCTCTcttctacatttttttcttaCACACTTCCCCATGCATCcccatatttttattaaaaaaatatatttatttgctcTCTTAATAAAGAGTTAATAGCCAGAAGTTCAAAGAAAGGTTGGTTTTGCTTGTACACATTTAATAAATGAGTATTGCTAATTATTATCTCCAcgtatcatatattatttttatttttatttattttttttaaatttagttttattcttattatactaattaaatttttttatttatcatccatataacacatatttaataagaaaaaaaaaatataatatataatgtgtaaaaataataaataaaatttttcttagtAAATATAAAGCAAGATCAACTTTTAAAAACACCaacatttgttttttcatttctcGTACTATTATTGACCTTTCTAACTTTTTCACGCAAATAGGAAaagattcattatttttatacatcatatattattattgaatgtgtgatatatagttgatgaataaaatatttcaataagtttaagaaaaataaaacaaaaagaattaaaaaaaatatgatatgtagtgtgtgaaaataattaatagttaagtttatacaaaaaaaaataatactacaatGTCGTCTAATTTTGTACTCTCATTTTAATTACtcatacatttaatttttttattttttaaaaaaatgactattaatatattagtgtatgtttttactttttaaaaatatataaaaatgttaaaaaaaaaaaaaagtgacatttGTACTAATGCGCGCACCACTACTTACGAAAAAATGGGTTTTCAGGAAGAAAGGGGACAAACAAACAGGCCTTTACCTTCTCGGACTATAACCTCAGCCTATGCTCTCTCTCAATTCTCACAAAGAGAGGAAGTCATATTTAAACACGAAAAAGTAAACTCACTGTCTTTCactctcttctccttcttctttcttctcctctcGACGAAACCAATCCATCTGGTTGGTTTTCTTGGCAATGTGGTTTCGTCCTACAGGTAATGAATGGCCGAGTACTGTTACCGAAACGACGTCTCTTCTCTCGTCCTCGACCCCCATTCCACCAGCCCCAGCGTACACTTCCATTTATGTACAGCCTTCTCCGGCTCCTCATTCCGCCGCAAGATTTTCCACGCCGTCAGCTGTGGCGCCAGCTCCCACCACCGTCGCAACCACCATGACTTCACCAGATCAGCTTCCGATGAACCTAAGCCCAAGGCGGCAGCAAAGCGGCGGTCCGTCAATTCCGAGAAGTTCTCCGATCTTCTGAGGATGGCGGACTTGCCGGAACCCGAGACCGACGCCGTGAAGACGAAGAACGGGGAGGCATTGGAAGAGCTTAAGCGCGTGGTGACGGAACTCCAGGCTGTGGACTCGGTCAAGAGAAAGGCTGCAGCGAGCATCGCGAGGCTGCGCGCCAAGAAAGACTTGGAGGCTAGAGTGACGCTCGCCATTCTCGGAGCGATCCCTCCCCTGGTCGGAATGCTCGATTCGGAAGACGTCGAAACTCAGATCGCTTCTCTATACGCGCTGCTCAATCTCGGGATCGGCAACGATGCGTGAGTTCTTTTCGGTTTCGGTTTTAATGGGGAACCGGATTCTGTCTTCTGTCACTTTCTCGCTTTGATTTGTTTCGTTGGTGTTAAACCGCGACCACCCTTTGTTTCGAGTTCCGTTTGTGTCATTTATCAAGCATTAACGTTCCAATCTCCGTCGTTTTGCTGCTTTAATAACGTGTTAATCTCGGTTGGActattcttttctctctctctctctctctctctctctcttaaaatcACGTCGTTATcgttgtttttttaatatttatttataattagttgttttatttcctttttaatattttaattttcaggCTGAATTATTTTCTTCCACTATTAGCATTATGTGTTTTATTCATGAATTTCCTAATCCATTTTTAGTTTGTTATTCTGTGTTAAGATCTTATATTAATCAGTTTGCTAATTGTAATTGTTTGAAACTTGGTTTTTATAGACTTATGATATCCAATTTAATAGCTTACATTAATCACGTTTTCATTCTCAATGTACgtcttcgtttttttttttttttttgcttcggAAACTTTTGCAGGAATAAAGCGGCCATTGTTAAAGCTGGCGGTGCCCACAAGATGCTAAAGCTGATCGAGTTTCCAACAGCTCCAAACCCATCAGTCTCAGAAGCCGTAGTGGCAAATTTTCTGGGCTTGAGCGCTTTGGATTCGAACAAGCCCGTGATCGGATCATCCGGGGCAATCCCATTTTTGGTGAAAACTCTCCAGAATTTAGACCATCGAAGTTGTAGCCTCCAGTCGAAGCAAGATGCCCTCCGAGCGCTCTACAATCTCTTAATCTTCAAGTCGAACGTTTCCATCGTTTTGGAAACCAATTTGATACCATTTCTATTGAAAACATTGGACGATATGGAAGTGAGCGAACGAATGCTGGCAATCCTTAGCAATGTGGTTTCGACCTCGGAAGGTCGAAAGGCGATTAGCACTGTGGCGGATGCTTTCCCAATATTGGTCGACGTTTTGAATTGGACTGATTCGCCGGGTTGCCAAGAGAAGGCATCCTATATTTTGATGGTAATGGCACATAAAGGGAATAATTCTGATAGGCAGGCAATGACACAGGCTGGAATTGTATCGTCCTTGTTAGAGTTAACCCTTCTTGGTAGCCCATTGGCCCAGAAGAGAGCTTCAAGGATCCTGGAGTGTTTGAGAGTCGATAAAGGGAAGCAAGTTTCTGAGAATTTTGGTAACAGTTTGGGTACTGGTGCGGCAGTATCAGCACCCATTTGTGGTGTGTCTTCGTCGTCTTCTACAAATCCAGTTGCTGGGGGTCCGAAGGAGTGTTTGGAGGAGAAAAATTCGAGTGAGGAGAAGAGAGCAGTGAAGCAATTAGTCCAGCAAAGTCTGCTTTACAACATGAGAAGGATTATAAAGAGGGCAAATTTACCGCAGGATTTTGTTCCCTCGAATCATTTCAAGTCCCTCACATCTACTTCGACCTCAAAGAGCTTGCCCTTTTGAGGATGAGGGATTGGAGCTGCTGCCAAGTGCCAATGAAGAAACTAGTCCTCTTTCCGCAACCTCGTTCCCTTCTGGGTTTTTTGTAGCCATTGTTAGTCAGAATTCAGTATTAAGTCAATGCCTGTCAAagtttatgtatgtatgtatgtatgtatatcttATATTGCTTTAGATTTGTGGTAGACCAGGAGTGAAGTGAAAATGAAACCCTTTCTGCATGGGGTTCGAATGCTGTGTTGTGTGAGCAATTTTGGTCTGAGTTAGGACTCTTTGGAGACTCATTTATCTcgtaaattattataatttttttaaatttttatataaaatataataaacaattcaatcttttcaaattttaaaataaaaattttattaataatattttatttaaatttaaaattttagaaacctaaaagagtaattctataaAGAAATTACTATAGCGTA from Juglans microcarpa x Juglans regia isolate MS1-56 chromosome 4S, Jm3101_v1.0, whole genome shotgun sequence carries:
- the LOC121263700 gene encoding U-box domain-containing protein 14-like; this translates as MAEYCYRNDVSSLVLDPHSTSPSVHFHLCTAFSGSSFRRKIFHAVSCGASSHHRRNHHDFTRSASDEPKPKAAAKRRSVNSEKFSDLLRMADLPEPETDAVKTKNGEALEELKRVVTELQAVDSVKRKAAASIARLRAKKDLEARVTLAILGAIPPLVGMLDSEDVETQIASLYALLNLGIGNDANKAAIVKAGGAHKMLKLIEFPTAPNPSVSEAVVANFLGLSALDSNKPVIGSSGAIPFLVKTLQNLDHRSCSLQSKQDALRALYNLLIFKSNVSIVLETNLIPFLLKTLDDMEVSERMLAILSNVVSTSEGRKAISTVADAFPILVDVLNWTDSPGCQEKASYILMVMAHKGNNSDRQAMTQAGIVSSLLELTLLGSPLAQKRASRILECLRVDKGKQVSENFGNSLGTGAAVSAPICGVSSSSSTNPVAGGPKECLEEKNSSEEKRAVKQLVQQSLLYNMRRIIKRANLPQDFVPSNHFKSLTSTSTSKSLPF